From Leptospira fainei serovar Hurstbridge str. BUT 6, the proteins below share one genomic window:
- a CDS encoding fatty acid desaturase: MTAIAQRVVPTKPSLRLSDKEKSKRIMKWIRFRDKQLRRKFPFLKKQDRLGMGITIGSAVGMLLFAGLYIVGLIPAWTCILANGILASLLHEIEHDLIHNLYYKDNLKKQNFMFWIVWIFRGNTVSPWYRRMIHTLHHKVSGHKEDIEERLIGNGMSFGLKRFLTMIDGNLSFLFQAHKLRKEAPKFKRREITRSSWPYLVIFYHLWYNFLFLNAFYIINDYLGKPINEPAWLDGIRTFLNTSAVIYLLPNWIRQTSIQIVSSNMHYYGDVKGLYDQTQVLNSWFLFPLHLFCFNFGSTHGIHHFVVNQPFYLRQAVAPFVHPAMKRYGIRFNDFGSIFRANRIGKQTGSTIAQIA, encoded by the coding sequence ATGACTGCAATCGCACAAAGAGTGGTTCCAACCAAACCGAGCCTAAGACTTTCCGATAAGGAAAAAAGTAAAAGGATCATGAAATGGATCCGCTTCCGAGACAAACAACTACGTAGAAAATTCCCGTTTTTAAAGAAGCAAGACCGACTGGGAATGGGAATTACGATCGGATCCGCCGTCGGGATGCTGCTATTTGCCGGATTATATATTGTCGGATTGATTCCGGCTTGGACCTGCATTCTCGCAAACGGAATTCTAGCGTCTTTATTGCACGAGATCGAACATGACTTGATCCATAACCTTTATTATAAGGATAATCTTAAGAAACAAAACTTTATGTTTTGGATCGTTTGGATCTTTAGAGGAAATACCGTCAGCCCATGGTATCGACGAATGATCCATACCCTCCATCATAAAGTTTCCGGTCACAAAGAAGACATCGAAGAGCGACTGATTGGAAACGGAATGAGCTTCGGCCTAAAACGTTTTTTGACGATGATCGACGGAAACCTTTCCTTCCTTTTCCAGGCTCATAAGCTTAGGAAAGAAGCCCCCAAATTCAAGAGGAGAGAAATCACTAGATCCAGTTGGCCGTATCTCGTGATCTTTTATCATCTATGGTATAATTTCCTATTCCTGAATGCGTTTTATATCATTAACGATTACTTGGGAAAACCCATAAACGAACCCGCTTGGCTTGACGGAATCCGTACGTTTCTAAATACTTCGGCAGTGATATATCTATTGCCCAATTGGATCCGCCAAACGAGCATTCAGATCGTCTCGTCCAATATGCATTATTACGGAGATGTAAAGGGATTGTACGACCAAACTCAGGTTCTGAACTCCTGGTTCCTTTTTCCGTTACATCTCTTCTGCTTTAATTTCGGTAGTACCCACGGAATTCATCACTTCGTGGTCAACCAACCTTTCTATCTTCGGCAGGCGGTAGCGCCTTTTGTTCATCCGGCGATGAAGCGATATGGAATAAGATTTAACGATTTCGGGAGCATTTTCCGAGCCAATCGCATAGGAAAGCAAACCGGCTCGACTATCGCTCAAATTGCATAG
- a CDS encoding helix-turn-helix domain-containing protein yields the protein MPNSTYLLGSQSESGPWLAILWWIVHFGISLGFLMSLGQIVIERKTALNRLLALLFASIGIFQACSASILSGFYQTLPFLSLAYLPTLGSIGPILYGIHQVSVERETESFGFLGLSKIHLFLPISLWAIYLFGIFISEEQIKAAIANFVSGPGIHISEIILFVPLTLLLGYVTAILAKSSDLFRPEILRQEWTTRILLFLVLATLCNLILGAVYLLTRNPLYLLANAAMMSCSLCLAYLIGHKRPEFFRALQEVALATRQKYARSLLQGLDRTALKENLLQVMEKERLYRDEELSLADLADELALSTHQVSELINQELGKNFAAFVNDFRIREACELLRKDPDRSVLDIAFEVGFRTKSSFHRAFQKHTGKTPSEYRGLASSNL from the coding sequence ATGCCAAACTCGACCTATTTATTAGGAAGTCAATCTGAAAGCGGTCCTTGGTTGGCAATTCTATGGTGGATAGTTCACTTCGGCATTTCCCTTGGATTTCTTATGAGTCTAGGACAGATCGTTATTGAACGAAAGACCGCCCTCAATAGACTCCTGGCTTTACTTTTTGCCTCCATTGGGATCTTCCAAGCCTGCTCGGCATCCATTCTTTCCGGTTTTTATCAAACCCTGCCGTTCCTATCTCTCGCCTACTTACCGACCCTGGGTTCCATTGGCCCTATTCTTTATGGAATTCACCAAGTGAGCGTGGAAAGAGAAACCGAATCGTTCGGATTCCTTGGTCTGAGTAAAATTCACCTATTTCTGCCAATTTCCCTTTGGGCCATCTATCTATTCGGCATTTTTATTTCCGAAGAGCAGATCAAGGCAGCGATCGCCAATTTCGTCTCCGGACCCGGAATCCATATCAGCGAGATAATTCTGTTCGTTCCCCTCACCTTGCTTTTAGGTTATGTGACGGCAATTTTGGCGAAGAGCTCGGATCTTTTTCGCCCGGAAATTTTGCGGCAAGAATGGACGACCCGTATCCTTCTTTTTTTAGTTTTAGCGACTCTCTGCAATTTGATTTTAGGCGCGGTCTATCTACTTACTCGTAATCCATTATATCTGTTGGCAAACGCTGCAATGATGAGTTGCAGCCTATGCCTTGCCTATCTGATCGGCCATAAACGCCCCGAATTTTTTCGAGCTTTGCAGGAAGTAGCGCTGGCGACACGACAGAAATATGCCCGTTCCCTATTGCAGGGTTTAGACCGAACAGCCCTCAAAGAGAACCTTCTGCAAGTTATGGAGAAAGAACGACTCTATCGAGATGAGGAGCTAAGCTTGGCAGATTTAGCCGATGAGCTGGCTCTCTCGACCCATCAAGTTTCCGAACTAATCAACCAGGAGCTCGGAAAAAACTTCGCAGCGTTCGTAAACGATTTTAGGATCCGGGAAGCTTGTGAACTTTTGCGGAAGGATCCGGATCGATCGGTTTTAGATATAGCGTTCGAAGTCGGATTTCGGACCAAATCATCTTTCCATAGGGCATTTCAGAAGCATACCGGTAAGACCCCTTCGGAATACAGGGGCTTAGCGAGTAGTAATTTATAG
- a CDS encoding Ig-like domain-containing protein, whose translation MNTNRNKRNTPARIEQGSIKKMKNTKIFNLRESADRFFVRFICALVIAASFGFCKPKNGSSLDFSDIFDIGFFSFGKGSGSDPNLQPYNSVDNSVAQLPVDFGATSPQAVLFINSLDSVDRYKELEIRFSHPMNKTITQANFSIAGSSGPLLGPNPGGQFYWMSSQKLRFKSYREFKPAENYTLTITSAALTISGTALQDYTVQFRTAVDYSLTNKITQGSQYTLNGNNDITFDQSAALQLASTFQNPVVANNYIQGITLNKVGSPNSQTICNSPPCSMSSPIALTLDTSQIPPTVGGNTYYYEIKATNGKTFRKYFSFNYGRLENPDNLLSYVADGIMDEAQMLPFLGKAIQKFTTGAFKVLDSTGVPRTFQDFLLGLPNYPKRKFYENGQWTIGEACMKPDGLMSGNANLSAFQNYSYISVFGSKPGAEGKGYCWVRPASCGPSDNGGPNDYGPPFHPNSSWNWSDYNACQSGNTAKCQAITHWNEPAWSYCHYPTDVKQYDGYTATAFSPFGRPKGKISTMCDDTVDIDNAVSWVSCFKTFGDVSAVSPGPFSKYSATLNITNQGIANGSAAVNMDVYVTDMRLPQAVRCGSNNATYGCSAGVGTQLGNVVADLKVNPGAGAVAPGLGLDLKSRYVEVDLLVVSRFEDWFGTFMGPGAQLIFTTTAKLNWDPAVEGVLNGSGYDWQNVQLSKPRLATARARNTLSVGTDGLITMNVRTPFTVNDSYFPDNPSPADIVSNLNNFFVLPWSNPNHLSMSGLYPGEDTSDFMWTSPMTYLGGSEQFGTVIAAIVGSQSIQDMAGTTVPLVKQIITQYMLKDIVTRIAPNVLNSVVADLRDTGVTITLPDYLPAPLGNFPLNVRFKLNTDAIIKHDGTNKGLVTSLDFAFTSGYSPAGGLRSQSGKSGMVSTRTWNAASPPPSGYQFTQSASNPGFLISMHTDTISQAAFHLWKRRGLDIVLNQQFINGMNSFAGSDPLFALTTSFLKASPLVTILVPGRTTLQGLNSSNQLAPPVKSYDDINMVMSPILAPNVKFKPMTSGGVPKMRLYFTEMQLQIIAIKPSSCAGLSSDDLADCSADTRPAGSQQTLGTVRISFAADADFRFKTFSNPTGNPNLANLNALQVILDPANNLDYAVEVLEGSTNNPFGLDPEGVKAVISPLVTTLIVPMVNSIMKEIPMPSTITFPKLRNPAATSSPLNLSTACAISATSDKVQFFTLSTPQTSDPYLLGGMRFVGQAVTDPGSLIVCP comes from the coding sequence ATGAATACGAATCGAAACAAACGTAATACTCCCGCAAGAATCGAACAAGGATCGATAAAGAAAATGAAGAATACGAAGATATTTAATTTAAGAGAAAGCGCCGATCGATTTTTCGTCCGTTTTATTTGCGCGCTCGTAATTGCTGCCTCGTTCGGCTTCTGTAAACCCAAGAACGGGAGTAGTCTGGATTTTTCGGATATTTTTGATATCGGTTTCTTTTCTTTCGGAAAGGGTTCAGGCTCCGATCCGAATTTGCAGCCTTATAATAGCGTAGATAATAGCGTCGCACAGCTGCCCGTCGATTTCGGGGCAACGAGTCCTCAAGCGGTTCTATTTATCAATTCGTTGGATAGTGTGGATCGTTATAAGGAATTGGAGATCCGTTTCTCTCACCCGATGAATAAGACGATCACTCAGGCTAATTTCTCCATTGCGGGATCGAGCGGACCGCTTTTAGGACCGAATCCTGGCGGACAATTTTACTGGATGAGCAGCCAAAAACTCCGATTCAAGTCATATCGCGAATTTAAACCGGCTGAGAATTATACGCTAACGATTACGTCTGCGGCATTAACGATCTCAGGAACAGCTCTCCAAGATTATACGGTGCAATTTAGAACGGCAGTAGATTATAGCTTAACGAATAAGATCACCCAAGGAAGCCAGTATACTTTGAACGGTAATAACGATATTACGTTCGATCAATCCGCCGCACTGCAATTGGCGTCCACCTTTCAAAATCCGGTTGTGGCAAATAATTATATTCAGGGTATTACGCTTAATAAAGTCGGTTCCCCGAATTCTCAAACTATCTGTAATTCTCCCCCCTGTTCAATGAGTTCTCCGATTGCGTTGACTCTCGATACTTCTCAGATTCCTCCGACAGTGGGTGGAAACACTTATTACTATGAAATCAAGGCAACAAACGGAAAAACGTTTCGAAAATATTTCAGCTTTAACTATGGAAGATTAGAAAATCCTGATAATCTTCTTTCCTACGTTGCTGACGGTATTATGGACGAGGCTCAGATGCTTCCGTTTCTAGGGAAAGCGATTCAAAAATTCACCACGGGTGCGTTCAAGGTTTTGGATTCGACGGGCGTTCCGAGAACCTTCCAGGACTTTCTCTTAGGATTACCGAATTATCCAAAGCGTAAATTTTACGAGAACGGACAATGGACCATCGGAGAGGCGTGTATGAAGCCGGACGGACTCATGTCCGGAAATGCGAATCTTTCCGCTTTCCAAAATTATTCCTATATATCCGTTTTTGGATCCAAGCCGGGAGCAGAAGGTAAAGGATATTGTTGGGTTCGACCAGCTTCCTGCGGTCCTTCGGATAACGGAGGACCTAACGACTATGGTCCTCCGTTCCACCCCAATAGCAGTTGGAATTGGAGCGATTATAATGCCTGCCAATCGGGTAACACCGCTAAATGCCAGGCGATCACCCATTGGAACGAACCTGCATGGAGTTACTGTCATTATCCTACCGACGTAAAGCAGTATGACGGCTATACTGCGACCGCTTTTTCTCCTTTCGGAAGACCTAAGGGTAAAATCTCGACGATGTGCGATGATACGGTGGATATCGATAATGCCGTCAGTTGGGTATCTTGTTTTAAAACCTTCGGGGACGTTAGCGCTGTTTCACCGGGGCCCTTTTCCAAGTACAGTGCGACTTTAAATATTACCAACCAAGGTATCGCAAACGGTAGCGCAGCAGTGAACATGGACGTATATGTCACAGACATGCGTCTGCCTCAAGCGGTTCGTTGCGGTTCCAATAATGCCACTTACGGATGTAGCGCCGGTGTCGGAACTCAACTAGGTAACGTTGTTGCCGACTTAAAAGTAAATCCTGGCGCCGGTGCCGTCGCTCCAGGATTGGGACTCGATCTAAAATCCAGATACGTCGAGGTCGATTTGCTGGTGGTATCCCGCTTTGAGGACTGGTTCGGAACCTTTATGGGACCGGGAGCTCAATTGATTTTTACCACAACCGCAAAATTGAATTGGGATCCTGCTGTCGAGGGTGTGCTTAACGGGTCCGGTTACGATTGGCAAAACGTTCAACTTTCCAAACCAAGATTGGCTACGGCGAGAGCGAGAAATACTCTTAGTGTCGGAACTGACGGATTGATTACGATGAACGTTCGTACCCCGTTTACCGTTAACGATTCATACTTCCCGGATAACCCAAGTCCGGCAGATATCGTATCGAATCTTAATAATTTCTTCGTTCTGCCTTGGTCCAACCCGAATCATTTATCGATGTCCGGTTTGTATCCGGGTGAGGATACGTCCGACTTTATGTGGACATCTCCTATGACGTATTTAGGCGGTAGCGAGCAATTCGGAACGGTTATCGCCGCCATTGTGGGAAGTCAATCCATTCAAGATATGGCGGGAACTACCGTACCTCTCGTGAAGCAAATTATAACTCAATATATGTTAAAAGACATCGTAACTAGGATTGCGCCGAATGTTCTCAATTCGGTTGTTGCCGACTTACGAGATACTGGGGTAACGATTACCCTTCCCGACTATTTACCTGCACCGCTGGGTAATTTTCCCTTAAACGTGAGGTTTAAATTAAATACGGATGCGATTATAAAACACGACGGAACGAACAAAGGTCTAGTCACTTCGCTTGATTTTGCGTTTACAAGCGGTTACAGTCCGGCTGGAGGACTTCGCAGTCAGTCCGGAAAATCCGGGATGGTATCCACGAGGACTTGGAACGCCGCCAGTCCGCCTCCGTCGGGTTATCAATTTACCCAGTCCGCCAGCAATCCAGGGTTTTTAATTTCGATGCACACTGATACGATTTCACAGGCGGCTTTCCATCTGTGGAAAAGAAGGGGACTCGATATAGTACTCAATCAGCAGTTCATTAACGGAATGAATTCATTTGCCGGATCGGATCCTTTGTTTGCGCTGACCACCTCTTTCTTGAAGGCGTCGCCTTTGGTAACGATATTGGTTCCCGGAAGAACTACATTACAAGGTTTGAATTCTTCCAACCAGTTAGCGCCGCCGGTAAAATCTTACGACGATATTAATATGGTCATGTCTCCCATACTTGCGCCGAACGTAAAATTTAAGCCGATGACTTCCGGAGGAGTGCCGAAAATGCGTCTCTATTTTACAGAAATGCAATTACAGATTATCGCAATAAAACCGAGTTCCTGCGCGGGATTATCAAGCGACGATCTCGCCGATTGCTCTGCCGATACTCGTCCAGCCGGGTCTCAACAAACCTTGGGAACGGTTCGAATTAGTTTTGCGGCCGATGCTGATTTTCGTTTTAAAACCTTCTCGAACCCGACCGGGAATCCGAATTTAGCGAATCTAAACGCGTTACAGGTAATTTTGGATCCTGCGAATAATTTGGATTACGCAGTAGAAGTGTTGGAAGGCTCCACAAATAATCCTTTTGGATTGGATCCGGAAGGCGTGAAGGCGGTAATTTCCCCCTTGGTTACGACTTTGATCGTTCCGATGGTAAACAGCATCATGAAAGAGATACCGATGCCATCCACGATCACATTCCCGAAACTTAGGAATCCTGCGGCGACTTCTTCGCCCTTGAATCTTTCTACCGCCTGTGCAATTAGTGCAACGAGCGATAAAGTGCAATTCTTTACCTTGAGTACGCCGCAAACGAGCGACCCGTATCTTTTAGGAGGTATGCGTTTTGTAGGGCAAGCAGTCACCGATCCCGGATCGTTGATCGTTTGTCCGTAA
- a CDS encoding BTAD domain-containing putative transcriptional regulator, translated as MTYYQLSCYLVVTVLVYRTVHNLVLFFRNRKQVYLLHFAFLQISYGTYLFFFIQTINAESIERALFWERLENTAVPFFGTFLVLFVNSYRRIFSRDFTYLYIFLNLLLSGILVTDPNAYTIELSHPRSFPYLGIIIYETKQPIIVQYLYLSGMLMIFWTLFKVMNQFLRNHFRNPFLLFGLILFCSSVILDILVATDVLPIPYTSHFSFLVLMFSVDSFLTVNKSEREVRLEFKESIAKWLHGSIAQSEKILNPKNDSISGSKQVGEVRSSPLSRKKAPNQLILKVKAMGPLELELDGKKISPSEYSSKKKLLKLIKLLVVRYGKGIHKEELLENLWPGMSEKNALNSLHALLFRLRKILGNPDALVFAEDRLYFHPDLVIADFSEFERELEQAHRLLRNKKEEDAVSNFKKAQEYYRGDFFEFDLYFPESDLKREYLRKNLIETYRILCEFSQKKGDFDALFLDSESWIRLDDLDERAWRYHFEALQQLDRKNEALRKFEDLKKILKKELGVEPEPDTISLIERIRTSSTVA; from the coding sequence ATGACGTACTATCAACTCTCCTGCTATCTGGTGGTTACGGTACTAGTTTACCGAACTGTCCATAATTTGGTTCTTTTCTTTCGGAACCGAAAGCAGGTATATTTGCTTCATTTTGCTTTTTTGCAGATTTCGTACGGAACTTATTTATTCTTCTTTATCCAGACAATTAATGCCGAAAGCATCGAGAGGGCTTTGTTTTGGGAGCGGTTGGAAAACACGGCAGTTCCCTTTTTCGGAACCTTCCTCGTACTTTTTGTAAACAGCTATCGTAGAATATTCAGTCGGGATTTTACTTATCTCTATATTTTCCTGAATCTTCTTCTCTCGGGAATTTTGGTTACGGATCCGAACGCGTATACGATCGAACTTTCCCACCCCAGAAGTTTTCCATATTTGGGTATCATAATCTACGAAACGAAGCAACCGATCATTGTTCAGTATCTGTATTTATCGGGAATGTTGATGATCTTTTGGACTTTGTTCAAAGTTATGAATCAATTCCTGAGAAATCATTTTCGAAATCCGTTCCTATTATTCGGTCTGATTCTATTTTGTTCGTCTGTGATTTTGGATATTCTCGTAGCTACGGACGTCTTACCGATTCCATACACTTCGCATTTTAGTTTTTTAGTGCTAATGTTCTCGGTCGATAGCTTTCTTACGGTGAACAAATCGGAGAGAGAAGTAAGGCTGGAATTTAAAGAATCGATCGCTAAATGGCTGCATGGAAGTATCGCACAGTCTGAAAAGATTCTAAACCCTAAAAACGACTCGATTTCCGGCTCGAAACAGGTTGGGGAAGTCCGATCCTCTCCGTTGAGCCGCAAAAAGGCTCCCAACCAATTGATTCTAAAAGTGAAAGCGATGGGTCCATTGGAACTTGAGCTTGACGGTAAAAAAATCTCCCCATCCGAATACTCGAGCAAAAAGAAGCTACTTAAATTAATTAAACTTCTAGTCGTGCGATACGGGAAAGGTATTCATAAGGAAGAACTTTTAGAGAACCTTTGGCCGGGAATGTCCGAAAAGAACGCCTTAAACAGTCTTCATGCTTTACTATTCCGTTTACGTAAGATTTTGGGGAATCCGGATGCCCTTGTTTTTGCTGAGGATCGGCTTTATTTCCATCCGGATCTCGTTATAGCCGATTTCTCGGAATTCGAGCGGGAACTCGAACAAGCTCACAGATTACTTAGAAACAAAAAAGAAGAAGACGCCGTTTCGAATTTTAAGAAAGCCCAAGAATATTACCGCGGGGATTTTTTCGAATTCGATCTGTATTTTCCCGAATCCGATCTTAAAAGGGAATATTTGCGTAAGAATCTGATCGAAACATATAGAATTCTTTGCGAATTCTCCCAAAAGAAGGGCGACTTTGACGCCTTGTTCTTGGATTCCGAAAGCTGGATTCGGTTGGATGATCTGGATGAGCGGGCATGGAGATATCATTTTGAAGCATTGCAGCAACTGGATCGGAAAAATGAAGCCCTACGTAAATTTGAAGATCTCAAAAAGATTTTGAAGAAAGAATTAGGAGTGGAACCGGAACCGGATACGATATCTTTGATCGAAAGAATTCGGACCAGCTCTACGGTTGCTTAA
- a CDS encoding putative solute-binding protein: MKKYLISVALLLTFGNPTWIRTIDAAEAVDRTMCVFDPSGAHGDVFKSAQRYQAQALTWGIRLDLKAYTDEVVANSDFKAGKCHMAFLTSLRVRGYVPQSGSIEAIGALPSYDLLHRTIEVLANPKARKLNVDGDYETMAMFPGGAVYLLLRDKNLKDIKDLAGKKIATLTYDQAATTMVDIVGASMVPAEIATFAGIFNNGRADACYSPAIGIKPLELMKGISPNGGIVRFPIGQLTFQIVARQKDFPENFGNISRNWAASQFDSMLALTKRAEQEIPAKFWLEVPKELANSYFEKFREVRIKLRDKKVYHPAILKLMKGVRCKSEPGAAECSDNLE, translated from the coding sequence ATGAAAAAATATCTAATTTCGGTCGCTCTATTACTCACATTCGGAAACCCGACCTGGATCCGGACGATAGACGCTGCGGAAGCAGTAGATCGCACAATGTGCGTGTTTGATCCGTCAGGCGCACATGGGGATGTATTCAAATCCGCGCAAAGATACCAAGCGCAGGCACTCACCTGGGGAATCCGTTTGGATCTTAAGGCTTATACCGACGAGGTGGTGGCTAATAGCGACTTCAAGGCCGGAAAATGTCATATGGCATTTTTAACCTCTCTCCGAGTCAGAGGATATGTTCCCCAATCAGGTTCCATTGAAGCGATCGGAGCTTTGCCTAGTTACGACCTTCTGCATAGAACGATCGAAGTTCTAGCCAATCCTAAAGCGCGGAAACTGAACGTGGATGGCGATTATGAAACGATGGCAATGTTTCCGGGCGGAGCCGTGTATCTTCTTCTTCGGGACAAGAATCTGAAGGACATTAAGGATCTTGCCGGAAAGAAAATCGCCACTTTGACCTACGATCAGGCCGCGACTACAATGGTCGATATCGTCGGTGCTTCCATGGTCCCGGCTGAAATCGCGACGTTTGCAGGTATCTTCAATAATGGAAGAGCGGATGCTTGCTATTCTCCGGCAATCGGAATTAAACCTTTGGAATTGATGAAGGGAATTTCCCCCAATGGAGGAATCGTCCGCTTTCCGATCGGACAGCTTACGTTCCAAATCGTGGCTCGACAAAAAGATTTTCCGGAGAATTTCGGAAATATTTCCAGGAACTGGGCGGCTAGCCAATTCGACTCCATGCTTGCGCTTACCAAGCGGGCAGAGCAGGAGATTCCGGCAAAATTTTGGCTGGAAGTTCCCAAGGAACTTGCAAATAGCTATTTTGAAAAATTTCGGGAAGTTCGCATTAAACTTCGCGATAAGAAAGTGTATCACCCCGCGATTCTCAAATTAATGAAGGGTGTTCGCTGCAAATCCGAGCCCGGCGCTGCGGAATGTTCCGATAATTTAGAATAA
- a CDS encoding TRAP transporter large permease subunit, translated as MWRKIVSWSVLFFLFVPLIQSGAQLVQARLLGLGGSIWPEYAMIRNVCMAGLGTAGDKRAEVSESDSALLEELDLGSSGQAPVQTGPTETQLELVKLAANLTWTQALYCGVERRLSWITIFATDYIPMTMVVLLLVAGTVSTTRRYHIALRNPENSREEIATEVSQIVANLIVLVSAAFMLPLQKGVEAQIQVLWIVGLAFLSYLNVHNLLHPVFKSGEGRQNSNLTNMLLCIPLYCWMAFVCGLYFFLLEHHPPGLAIYLQKLTAHATLYIQIGLYVWTGILLRDTSLGRRFFDLLNPWHLPSELMAVIIVVVAALPTAYSGASGIVVLALGATIFTELRRAGATQERALAATAMSGSLGVVLPPCLLVVIVASLNLDVTTDELFYWGWRVFAVSSSLFLIVSWFTRKESWKIRPATDALAQTWKAFKPFSIYMLVAVSIVLVIVLGLGTHFDEHTAPYILPLAMLALLSIDYKLSKSTHPITEPAREAVKLSRTSYDAGSHLGALLLLMGLSACMGGVFERSEVIDLFPTQLGSPLSAMLVLTIALVIIGMLMDPYGAVILVSVTLYPIAKANGIHPLNFWMTALVSFELGYLTPPVALNHLLTKHVVRDLLVKDESLTGKGFIARHEHIIIPIVVLLLTLIVTAFGPILFG; from the coding sequence ATGTGGAGAAAGATCGTTTCCTGGTCTGTATTGTTTTTCCTTTTTGTGCCTTTAATTCAAAGTGGAGCACAGCTTGTTCAGGCGAGATTGCTAGGATTAGGAGGAAGTATTTGGCCGGAATACGCGATGATCCGCAACGTTTGTATGGCCGGCTTGGGGACCGCCGGAGATAAACGGGCCGAAGTCAGCGAATCCGATTCGGCATTATTGGAAGAATTGGATCTCGGTTCCTCCGGCCAAGCTCCGGTTCAAACCGGACCTACGGAAACCCAACTGGAGTTAGTCAAGCTTGCGGCAAATCTAACTTGGACTCAGGCACTTTATTGCGGAGTGGAACGTAGGCTTTCTTGGATTACGATTTTTGCAACCGATTATATTCCGATGACCATGGTGGTTCTGCTTTTGGTCGCAGGAACCGTCTCTACGACTAGGCGATACCATATCGCATTGCGGAACCCGGAGAATTCTCGGGAAGAAATCGCAACCGAGGTTAGTCAGATCGTCGCAAACTTGATCGTTTTGGTTTCCGCCGCATTCATGCTTCCTTTACAGAAGGGAGTCGAGGCTCAGATCCAGGTTTTGTGGATCGTCGGTCTTGCTTTCCTTTCTTATTTAAATGTTCATAATTTGTTGCATCCGGTTTTTAAGTCGGGAGAGGGAAGACAGAATTCGAATCTAACGAACATGCTGCTTTGTATTCCTTTGTATTGTTGGATGGCTTTTGTCTGCGGTTTGTATTTCTTCCTTCTGGAACACCATCCTCCTGGTCTAGCGATTTACCTTCAAAAGCTAACGGCTCACGCGACTCTTTATATCCAAATCGGCTTGTATGTTTGGACCGGAATTTTATTAAGAGACACCTCTCTTGGCCGTCGATTCTTCGATCTGTTAAATCCGTGGCATCTGCCTTCCGAATTAATGGCGGTCATCATCGTAGTTGTTGCGGCATTACCGACCGCATATAGCGGCGCCTCGGGAATCGTCGTTTTGGCTTTAGGGGCTACGATCTTTACCGAATTGAGAAGGGCCGGTGCGACCCAAGAAAGAGCACTGGCTGCGACTGCAATGTCCGGAAGTTTAGGCGTAGTGTTGCCGCCATGCTTGCTTGTAGTGATCGTTGCGTCTTTAAATCTGGACGTCACAACGGACGAATTGTTTTATTGGGGTTGGAGAGTCTTTGCGGTTTCTTCCAGCCTTTTCCTGATAGTCAGCTGGTTTACTCGTAAGGAGTCCTGGAAAATTCGTCCGGCAACCGACGCCTTGGCTCAAACTTGGAAAGCATTCAAACCTTTCAGTATCTATATGTTAGTCGCAGTATCGATCGTACTGGTGATCGTCCTCGGTTTGGGAACGCATTTTGACGAGCATACCGCTCCCTATATTCTTCCTTTAGCGATGCTGGCGCTTCTTTCGATCGATTATAAATTATCCAAATCGACTCATCCGATTACCGAGCCGGCAAGAGAGGCAGTAAAGCTTTCCCGTACTTCTTACGATGCTGGATCGCATTTAGGAGCGCTTCTTCTGCTGATGGGGCTTTCCGCTTGTATGGGGGGAGTGTTCGAGCGTTCGGAAGTAATCGATTTATTTCCAACTCAATTAGGCTCGCCTCTATCTGCGATGCTAGTCTTAACTATCGCTCTCGTGATTATCGGAATGCTGATGGACCCGTATGGAGCGGTAATTCTCGTGTCGGTCACACTGTATCCGATCGCAAAGGCAAACGGGATTCATCCTTTGAATTTCTGGATGACTGCTTTAGTCTCGTTTGAATTGGGATATTTGACGCCTCCGGTCGCCTTAAATCATTTACTTACCAAGCACGTCGTTAGAGATCTTCTTGTAAAAGACGAATCGTTGACTGGAAAAGGATTTATCGCGAGACACGAGCATATTATCATTCCGATTGTTGTGCTCTTACTTACGCTTATCGTGACCGCATTCGGGCCGATTCTATTCGGTTAA